The window TTTCAGGCGATCGCACCGCGTTTTGATCGTGGCCCAGTTTGTCAACATGCCGCCTAACCAGCGTTGATTGACGTAATTTGCGCCACAGCGTAGAGCTTCCTGCGCGATAATCCCAGCAGATTGACGCTTAGTCCCTACAAATAAAAACTTTTGTCCCTGTGCGGCTGAATTGCGCATGTAGTGATACGCATCATCCATCAGCCTTGCAGTCTGTACTAAGTCAATGATGTGCACCCCGTTGCGTGCTGCGAAAATGTAAGAAGACATTTTCGGGTTCCAGCGTCGGGTTTGATGACCAAAGTGAACCCCAGACTGCAACATCTCGGGTAAAGAAATGACTGGCATATGCGATTTAGCTCCTTTCGGGTTGAACCTCCACCTGGGAAATCTTCGAGAAGACACCCAAAAGCCCAAGTGTGCGATTTTTGACAACTTTACAAAGGTAACATAGTTAAGCGAGTTCTATCTAAGACAAAATTCGAGAATGTTCATAGAATCCCCTGCCTGCAAGGCTGCTTTTCGTATGATGTCTTAAACATCAGTTGCAGATTTGGGAAATCTGTGGATTATTGGGGGCATTCGCGAGATTGGTTGCCATGCCTCTTTATAGACAATCTGTAAATCGTTAACGTACACGGGAAGCATCCTATGTCTGCTGAGTCTCAACGTCCACCAGCTTCACGGCGTATGCCCCCACCCCCACCGCCAGGGAGGGCAGCTCAAGCGTCTGGTCGATCAACCGCACCACCCCCACCACCGGGACATCGAGGAGCCCCTCCTCCTCCAGCCGCGAGTGGGCGCAGCAGATTGACATTGGAGAAAATCGTCCGAGAGGCTTTTGATAAAGGGTTTTCTGATGTCCATTTAGGCGTTGGGGAAGTGCCTCGCTTCCGCGATAGAGGACAAATCGTACCTACGGATTATCCTGTCATCACCGATGCCGTTTTTTATGGCTGGCTAGAGGAAATCTTAAGGCCTGAGGAAATTCAGCAGTTTAAACAGACGCTTGATTTTGATGGTGCGGCTCAGTTTGAGTTCTCGCGTATTCGGATCAACATCTTCGACACATTGCTAGGGCCAGCCTTAGTGATCCGTCTGATTCCCAACAAAATCTTGACGATTGAGCAACTGGGTTTGCCTCCGGTGTTGCGAGATGTTTGCCACTATCACAAGGGGCTAGTGTTGGTGACCGGTCCAACGGGTTCTGGTAAATCCACAACCCTGGCAGCCATGATTGATTACATCAATAAGGAGATGCCCAGGAACATTATTACGATTGAGGATCCGATTGAATTTGTTCATGTGAGCCAAAAATGCTTGATCAAACAGAGAGAAGTGGGCCGTAACACGCTCCAGTTTGGAAATGCTTTGAGAGCCTCTCTGAGAGAAGACCCCGATATCATCCTCGTTGGTGAAATGCGGGATAAAGAAACGGTGAATACGGCGCTGAAAGCGGCTCAAACCGGTCACTTGGTGATGGGAACTCTACACACCAATAGCGCAGTGAAAACGGTTGAGCGAATTTTGAATATGTACGAACCGGATCAGCAAGCTCCAGTGCGTGTCTCTATTGCAGAATCATTGGTGGCGGTCGTTGCCCAAGGGCTCTGCCGCACAACAGATGGGAAGCGAGCAGCCTTCCATGACATCTTGATCAATACCGATGCCATCAAGGACTACATTATGCGGGGTGATCTGGACGAAGTGGAGGCACTGATCCCGAAATGTACCTTTGATGGCATGTGTACGATGAATCAATCTTTATACACCCTGTATGAAGCAGGCCGCATTACCGAAGAAACTGCCTTGGAGATGTCTCCTCGGCAGAATGAGATGGCTCAGATGTTAAGAGGGCGGATTTAGTCAGTGCTCGGTTCAGAGCCCTTAGGGATGGTCGCCCCTCAGACGTTCAAAGGCATTGCAGTCTTTACACCGGGGGGCGACCTTGTTTATTGCCGAGATCGACAAAAGCATGCACAGTGGCACCTGAACCTCTGTGCTGCTCTACAAGAGTATTTGGGGCTGGTGGAGTCGCCCCACTTCTTGGTTCCGTGCTTTACGGCAACGGTAGATTGCTGGGTAGATACGACGACGCAATCATTCAATCTTGTGGCCGAAGCCTATCCCTTTGTCCATCAATATCAAGGACTTTTGAACGCGCTGTTCGAATTAGGTCATGTTGAGTGGCAGCGCATTAATCCTCATCCAGAACATCGCAGTCTTTCTGTTTTTGACACATACTATCCTCGTTTTCCCCAGCTGTGGGAAAACCATGACCTGATCTTAGATATCTCACCTGAAGTTGAAGGGGAAGCCGATGCATCGGCCATACGGACTCATCAGTCTTATGCAACAGGTCCCATTTTGCGCCTCTTTGTCTCAGGGCACTCAGCAATGACCGAGCAAATTCTGAAGACGCTTCAAGGGGTGTTAGAAGGGTCGCGATATCGCCCATACACGCTGCAAGTGATTGATGTCTCCAAGCACCCTGAAAAAGCAGAAGCCGATCAAGTTTCTGCAACCCCTACCCTAGTCAGAGTTTTGCCACAACCAACACGGCGACTTGTCGGAGAGTTAAATAACCCAAGGGCAATTTTAAGCTTACTGAGTGATCTTTAAGGAGCCTGGAGGAGCGTAGACAAGCCCATATTGCGGTGCCTCAATTGCCCATTTCTTTCAGATACAGTTGAAACGGTTATCTGCAAGTAGGTGCGATTACCTCTGTAGGCGTTGACGCCATTGCCTGACTAAACTTTGCAGAGGAGTTGTTAGCCAGTCATCGTATTGAGGATATACGGGCAGCCTAGAACTTAATCTCCACCCAGCAGGTTTTAGGAGTTCAGCCAGGGATTTTTCCGTGGGATGAGGATAATCAGGGTTGACTTCATCGATAGGGCTTAGCCCTCCGAGATCTCTGGCTCCATTGGCGATCGCAGCAATAATATACCCTTCTGCTGTGACCAGATTCGGCGGAATTTGGAGAACAATTTCTTGGGGTAAGTAGGCACGGGCGGTTTGAACAAAATGCGCTAGCTCATCGGCTGGAAAGGGATTTCTAACTTCTGTTTGATGGGTACCTGGCTGGTAAGGTTGCAAAATAACCTCTTGAATATGTCCCCATTGACGGTGACAATCCGCGATCGCTAACAGAGTGTCAATACGGTCTTGAATAGACTCGCCAATCCCCAACAGTAACCCTGTCGTAAATGGAATTTTTAGTTTTCCAGCCTGTTCTAACTGCTGTAAGCGCACGGCAGGGACTTTACTGGGGGCATGACGGTGCACACCCGTTAAAAGGTGGGGTGTGACCTGCTCAAGCATTAACCCCATAGACACATTGACCTGTTTTAACTGAGCCATTTCGGAGGAGCTGAGGGGGCCCACATTGGTATGGGGCAAAAAACCCATCTGGAGTGCTAATTGGCAGATGTCATAGATCCGCTGTAGCCAAGCTGACCGACGAGGACTCTGAGGGTGAACTTCTCCACTGAGAACAAGGATCTCAATCACGCCATGCAGGCTAGCTGCCTGTAGTCGCTCCTTAGCTTCTCCCAGAGACATCCATTCATCAGCGTGAGGATTGACCCGAAAGTTGCAATAACGACATCGATTAAAGCATTCATAAGTAGGAACCAACGTCAGTGCAGGACTATACGTGATCTCTTCATATTCCAGTACTGCCATTGCTGCTTGATGACCTCTCCAAGGAGGTACAACGAAAAATGAGAAAGTGCCTTTTCAGATGCACCTTTTCTCAGAAAGCTTAACGGATCTAGACGTCTCCCATTACAACAGGCAAACCTTTTTGCAGACAGAGAAATATGAGCTGTCGTTCTAGCATCTGCCTGATGCTTTACCTAGATCGCCGCAACTCCTATCATTTAAGGGATATACCGACGTGAAAGACCAAGCTCAAAATGGTCGCCTTACCTGAGATCGCTTTACAAAACTCAGTCTTTTCGTTAATATTAGATACACAGGGGTTTACGTCCTGTAAATTTCTGTATCCATAACAATCCTGAAAAAGGAATCATTCATCATGACGACTACACTACAGCGGCGCGAAAGCGCCACCCTGTGGGAGCAGTTTTGTCAGTGGGTGACCAGCACCGAGAACCGCCTGTATGTGGGCTGGTTCGGCGTGCTGATGATCCCCACCCTGCTGGCAGCCACTGCTTGCTACGTGATTGCTTTCGTAGCAGCTCCCCCCGTCGACATCGACGGCATCCGTGAGCCCGTTGCAGGCTCCTTGATGTACGGCAACAACATCATCTCCGGTGCTGTTGTGCCGTCCTCCAACGCCATTGGTCTGCACTTCTACCCCATCTGGGAAGCCGCTTCCCTCGATGAGTGGTTGTACAACGGTGGTCCCTACCAGTTCGTGATCTTCCACTTCCTGGTTGGCGTCTTCTGCTACATGGGTCGTGAGTGGGAACTCTCCTACCGTCTCGGCATGCGTCCTTGGATTTGTGTCGCATACTCCGCCCCCGTGGCAGCAGCTTCTGCTGTGTTCTTGATCTATCCCTTGGGTCAGGGTTCCTTCTCTGACGGCATGCCGCTGGGCATCTCCGGCACCTTCAACTTCATGTTGGTGTTCCAGGCAGAGCACAACATTCTGATGCACCCCTTCCACATGATGGGTGTAGCAGCAGTGTTCGGCGGTTCCTTGTTCTCCGCCATGCACGGTTCTTTGGTGACCTCCTCCTTGGTGCGTGAGACCACCGAGAACGAGTCTCAGAACTACGGCTACAAGTTTGGTCAAGAGGAAGAGACCTACAACATCGTGGCAGCTCACGGCTACTTTGGTCGCCTGATCTTCCAATATGCGTCCTTCAACAACAGCCGTTCCTTGCACTTCTTCTTGGGTGCATGGCCTGTAATCGGCATCTGGTTCACCGCTCTGGGCATCAGCACCATGGCGTTCAACCTGAATGGGTTTAACTTCAACCAGTCCGTCCTGGATTCTCAGGGTCGTGTGATTGGCACCTGGGCTGACGTGATCAACCGCGCCAACCTGGGGATGGAAGTGATGCATGAGCGTAATGCTCACAACTTCCCGCTCGACCTGGCTGCTGCTGAGGCTCCCGAAATCATCGGCTAGTCCTAGCATCCAGCTAGTTTGACAAAGAGAGCGCCCCTGCACAGGGGCGCTTTTTTATTTGCTGTTTTCCCTCTGAATGTCCTACCTTTGACGGTAATCTCGTTTAGCTGATGTAGACGTCTGGCCTCATTCAATGTCTCGCCGCTCTCTGAAACGTGTCCGTCGTAATCTGTTTTGGTTTTCTCTTTTGCTGCTGGTGTGGTTGCTATGCAGTGGGCAAGCTGCTGCTGGAGTCTTGAGCGATCGCTTGGCTGCTTTCCCAAACTGGACAGGGAAACCCCCAACTCAAACCTCTCAGGGAGATTTAACCTATCCTGACTGGTTAGCTGGAACGTGGAACATGACGAGTACGTTAGAAGAGCTCTTAGCCCCTTTAGCCCCTGATTTAATCACACCTGGTTTCGACAGTAACCAATCCATGCTCAATCAGCCGGTGACCTGCAAGGTACGATTCGAACCCAGAATCACCTCTATGACTAAGAGCTTTCTCTTACAGCCACGCTTAGCACAAGAAGAAATTGTGGCCGATCGCGCTTTTAATGGGTTAAGTCTGGCCAGAGCTTATTTAGGGGAACAAACCGTTAAAGCTGTTAAAGTTGACCCCCATAATCCCAATCGGCAGCTAACTATTTTGCAGGGCGATCGCCAACTAGAATCGACTGTGATTGGGCGTGCAGTAGAGGTCGCGTCTGATCAAGACTTTGTGACGACAGAAGTTTTTCAGCAGGTTTTTCGTGGCGCAGAAAGCCCTTATTTTAACGAAGTAGAAACGACGACGGCTTACCATAACCTAGACGGTAATGATCCTGCTATTGAGGCAGATCAAATAACTGCGATTTACCTGTCGCCACAAGATGCAGACTATTTCAAGGCACCCAATCAACCGATAGCGCTCTACCGCTATCGGTTAGAGTTTACACCGATATTTCCCGCTGCTTAAAGATTGGCTGCTGGCACCTTCTGAGTTGACCACTGGCAATTGTGAGCCTGGGTCTGAGCCAGTTTAGTCACGTCGGTAGCCACAAAGTGATGGTGCAAAATTTGGACACTCAGTAAATGATTAATGAGCGCATCAAGCTGGACTCGTTCTGAACCTGGCGTAGTCTCATCTCCATGACGCTGGAGGATTGTTTGCACAGCTTCTGCATCTAGCAGGCCAGTTTGGTCAATTTGGTCTTGGGACAAGTAGGTGTCAGCTAGAGAGCGCATGGCTTGCTGCTTTACAGTGTCAGTATGAGAAGGTGGGGCCATAAAGGCAAACTTTTGCCGCCTATATAGGGTCTCGGGCAGCAATTCTCGCATCGTTTCTCGCAGAATGTATTTGTCTTGCCGACCGCGTAGACGCATGGATGGAGGCAGGGTCACAGCAAATTCTACGAGCGGGTGATCGAGAAATGCTGGGCGGGCTTCCAGGGAATTGGCCATATCCACCCGATCTCCAGCCCATCCCAGCACTTGAGATTCAAATTGAGTTTTGATCCACACATATTGGGCCTTGTCTAATGGATGACGATCACCCAGCTGTTCTGGGTTTAGGGCGGCTGCCAAGGCTCGACCCGGTTCATAACTGCTCAAGACGACCCGATGATGAGGATGTAGCAAGGCCGGCACATGGGCAGCAGACGACAGCCAAGACTGCAAACAGCTGGGTGTAAACCCTACCAGCGCTGTCAATGCAGGATCATTCAGTGGTTGTTCTGCGAGCAGATTGCCCTTAAAGAGACGATTACTGGCTGCCAACCAGGCCTCTAAGTCAGCACGTTCTGCAGGGGAGGCGCCCTCCATGCCATAGCGAATCATATCGAGTCGCAGTTGAGGATACCCTGCAAATAACTCATCAGACCCTTCGCCAGTGACGACAACTTTGTAACCTGAATCCCGCACATGCTGGCTCATGAGCAGCTTGGCAACGGTAAACGTGTTGTAAATACTGCGTTCGGTATGCCAGATAGTCCTTGCAAAGTGATCGTAAAGTTGGGTGCCCTTAATGGACAGAATATCTTGGTCAGCCCCTACGGTTTTTGCCATTTCACGGGCGATCGCAGTTTCATCGTAATCGCTGTCATCAAACCCAATGGTGAAAGCTTTGACAGGTGATTGTTGACAGGCTGCCGCCACCCCCAAGATTGAGCAAGAGTCAATACCGCCTGAGAGGTAGCAGGCAACCGGAACATCAGCCTCTAATCGGAGTTGGATTGCCTCGACAAAATAATGGCGGAGCGCTTCGATATAGTCTGTTTCTGTCAGGTGCAGGTTGCGGTCTCCCTCATTGGGGAAGTCAAGATCCCAATATTGCTCAGTCTGAATATTGAGCCTCCCCTCCCGTCGCTGAACAATCACCTTTTGTCCAGGTTCAACAGCATAGATGCCCTCAAAGCAGGTGGTTCCCGGCACCATCGTTTGCATCAGCTGATGGTAGAGCCCCTCAGATGAAAATCGGGCCTGTACAGCAGGATGCGCCAAAATAACTTTGATCTCTGACCCGAATACCAAACCTGCTGGAATTCGGGTCCAATAGAGGGGTTTAATGCCAAAGCGATCGCGCACGAGGCTTAACCGATCAGACCGCCGTTCGTAGAGGGCAAAGGCAAATTCTCCACGCAGACAGGGCAACGCTCCATCTAACCCAAATCGTTCGGTCAAATGGAGGACTAATTCTGTGTCACTCTTGGTCTGAAACCGATATCCCCTTGAGGTGAGGTCAGCCCGTAGACGTTTGTAATCATAAAACTCACCATTCTGGGTAATTAAGTATTGGCCATTCGCAGATAGAAAGGGCTGGCGACCCCGCTCTGGATCTAGATCAATAATAGATAGTCGAGCATGGGTAAACCCTACAGCGCGATCGCTGAGAATACGATACCCAAACCCGTCTGGGCCCCGGTGATGCTGAATGGCTGCCATGCCCACTAATACGTCGGGGGAAACGGGGTATCTCGGATCTGCGTACATTACTCCACCAATTCCGCACATCACGTTTCTCCCCATTTTTTGCTAGTTCAGAGGTGCATCCTAATATGCAGGGTGACGCAGATCTGAGAGTTCTTCAAGAAATCTGAAGCCTATCAGGCTTGAAGTCATGATCTCATCATGTTTGCGTTTGCAAGCGCAGTAGAAACAATTGAAATGGCGTGAAAACTGATGGCGCAAACATGGTTGCTCTATCCAGCATTTACCTTATCTAGGCAAATGTTCAATTAAAGAGAGAAGTAAAAAAAGAAGCCTAGTAGCTCAAAACTACTAGACTTCTAGCTATACTCGACTCGCAGTCAAAACCGCGTTAAGTCAGTGTTGATGTCACCCTGATGAAACCTCAAACCTATGCGCGATTAGCCTGCTTACGGCGAATCACAGTGCCTACAACACCCAGACCAAGCAGTGCTAGAGCACTACCAGGCTCAGGAACGTCAGCAGTTTCAGTATCTGTTAAACCCTTCACTGCAATCACAACGTCGTTGTAGTCCTTATCACCACCACCGTAGATGTCTTCGTAAGCCAACACCAGGAATTCACCATACTGGTAGGTAGTCACATGCTGCAGGCCATCACCATTGCGAGTGCTGTCAGCGCTCAACCCGTCAAAGACCTTGCTGTGAGGGTTGCGCAGGAAGAAGTTAACGGTGTCCCCAGCAGCGACATCTCCAACCATGTAACCCTGACCCAGCGCTAGAGGGCCGTCTCCGTTAGAGAGAATACTGTTTTGAGAGGAAACGTCGCTCCAAACAACCTCAACATCGTCATTCCAGAAATCGAGCAGACCGCTATTTCCTGACGCTGTGGGTGAGGCGGTAGAATACCCAAACTGGTTACGGTAGCCTGCGCCTTCGTTGATGAAAAATACCTCAACGTCGCGAGCACCCGCTTCCCAAGTGAGGTCGCTGACATCTAGAGCGACCAATTCGTCGAGCTTAGCACCGTCTGTGCCATAAGCAGCTCTTTCATTGTTGACAGAGGAATTAATGGCCAACCAATCGTCGAAGGAGAGGCCATAATCGGAAGCTTGGCTGTCATAAGCGTTCAGGACGCTAGTGTAGCTATCACCATACTGACTATCGTTGGGGTCTAACTGCAGCAAATTTGTTGCTTGTTGAGAGAGAGTCGCGGCGCTAGCGGTAGAAGGAGCAGCGATTGCAACCACCGCTGCAATCGCAGACAGCCCTAGAGTAGACATGTGACGTTTCATGGAAGTGATCTCCTAAGCAGCGTTTGGGCCTAGCAAAAAGCTTGTGTTTTCTTACACTCTTAGTATTGGCGATCTGTTTCCAAACGCTAACAGTAGATTCTCTACTCTTGGATTGCCTTTGTTTTTAGGTGTTTAGCGCAATTTTTACTCGATTTTCACAAACCCCTGACTGCCGTGATTCTCATCCTCGTAGAACCGCGTATGGCGTATTAATTATTACTTTTAATACGCAATTTGCGAAGGAAATTTCTGCTTTTTTCTCAGTATTTCACCTGATGTTAGGCGCATTTCTGCGATCGCCAACCCGATTATTTCATCGCTCCCTTGCATCCCAGCAGTCATCAGTGGCGTCTGTTCTTTGACAGACAAAAATCGGGGGGTGCATCCGCCATCGGGAGAGCCCACTGGAAAGTTAGGCTGCTTGCTCTCTTGGGAGTGCGATCGCGAATGGGAAGATTTGAAGTCTGAAGAGAGGGGTCTTGATTTTTGAAGGGCTCTGATTGGGCGTTCATCAACCTCTGTGGGCACCAGCGTCTTTCCCAGAGCGGCGTCCGAATTGCTAAGAGTAGTCCAGGTAAAAATCATCCCGTAATAGGAACCGGGTTTCTACAAAGCCTAACCAGAGAATGGCTGGGGTTTCAGAGAAACCAGGCTCCTGGACGATTGATTCTTTGGAGCACTCTAAGAGGCTGTACCCAGCACCTTATTTTCGAAGTGTGACAGCAGGGTTAGGGAATCGTAAGCTTGGTGACAGAATTTAACGCCTAAAAATTTTAAAAATTTATTTAATAACTGATAATTCAGGATAGGGGTTCATGACATTCTCTATCGTTGCTTGGGATCCGCACACTGGGATGACGGGCGTGGCTGTTGCAACGAAGCATCTAGCAGTCGGGGCCTTGGTTCCCCATGCAAAAGCAGGGGTGGGCGCGATCGCGACGCAGGCCCAGACCAACCCTTTGTTAGGCATTTGGGGGCTGCGGCTACTAGAAAGCCGCATGAATGCTGAAGCCGATCGGCTAAGCATTCCGGTCGATACCGTGTTGGATATGCTCCTGCAAAATGATGATGATCGCAGCCAGCGCCAAGTCCACCTGGTCGATCATCAAGGGCATACAGCTGCTTGGACAGGGCAACACTGCGTTGATTGGGCAGGGCACTTAACCTTTCCCCATTTTTCAGTAGCGGGCAACATGCTGAGAGGGGAAAAGACGCTGCTGGCCATGGCTGATGCGTATCAAACTAGCCAGTCCATCAGTTTTTCTGAGCGGCTGCTCCGGGCGTTAGAAGCCGGAGATGCGGCAGGGGGAGACAAGCGCGGTCGCCAGTCTGCCGCTCTGTATGTGGTTAAAGACGAAGTCTACCCTCACCTTGATTTGCGAGTTGATAACCACACCAACCCCATTGCAGAACTGCGAACCCTTTTTTCAGAAGCCCATAAGGACTACTATCAGTCTTTCCGACAAACGATGCCTGCGAATCAGCAGTTGCAGTTTAAGGTTGAACCCATCTGGCTGCGCAAAGTGGTTTAAGGAGATGTCTGGCTTCGAGCTGTAGCCTTGTTCAGTTGAGTCCAGCACAGCTGGGCTAAGACAGGGTCTGCTTTATCCGCATACAAACCGCTACAGGGCCGTGGAATTTTCTGAGGTAACCAGAGGGTAGAGACGCGATGGATGGCTTCTCTACCCGGTGCTAGGTATTGGCTTATGCAGATTTGGCATTCCGTGGGGGGATAGCCTCGCCTTTATAGAACTTCTGCTCTAGCTTCCCTAGCCATAGCCAAAGAGCGCCTGCGGTCAAAGGAATGCCTGTCAGGAGAGCACCAGCCAGTACCGGTAGCCCTGGGAAGGAACCAGACAGAGCAACCACCAAGGGAATGAGAGACCACGCGATCGCACTGATCACCAACGTGCCAGTTCGAATCTGTTGGAGGCGTCGCAGTGCTGACCGACAGCTTTTGCAGTGTTTGGTGTGGGAATGGTAGCGATCAAGCAGCGCCTCCGTAGACAATTCTGGAGGAAGGGGCTGCCCTGGAAAAGGATCCGCGGCAAATTCACTAATCCACTTACGGAAGGCAATGACGTAGCGATCGGCTTGGGTCGGCAGGTAACAGGTTTGGGCGTAGGATCGATTCTCCTCGGAAGACGCTGTCCCAACGCCAGCTTTTTCAAGCAGTCTTTCCTGGATGTGTAAAAAGATTTGATCGTCTTCTAACACACGATTATTGCCAATGTGGCTGGCCCATTGAGGCGTCAGCTTGATGAAAAAGCCAGGCAGCTTAGAGGAAAACTTGAAGGGAAACCGGGCAAATAGGCGGCATTCTCCTTTGCGGATAGGGGTTGCATAAACCGCTGTCAATGTACGCCCAAACTGCTTGGATGTGAGATCGTGATACATCAGCGATGGAGCGACAAAGGTGGTGTACTGGGTACCTAACTGCCCTTTACGTGGCCCCTCTGGCCAGATGCCGCGAAAGCCTTGCTTGCCGGACTCTAGAACTTCCATTTCCATGGGCGCAGCATTTTCACGTTTGCCAACCGTTTTGTGATGGGTGTAAGGAATATGGCTGGCATCCAGGACGTTCTCTAACAGCGTCAGCGCGTCGTAGGGCAAATCGCGGAAGGTGTTAAGGATGACCCAGCCATCGGGCTCTGTTTCTACAGGCTGAATGGTGGGAATGGGTACCTGGGCTGCATTCTCAGTTTTGCCAGGATACACAAAGAGAAGTCCTTGATGCACGGCTGTTGGCATGGAGGTGGCACAGGCCCGCTGCGATAGAGCAGCCTCGCCTTTAGCCGCCTGTTGTGGGATGTGTTCACACGCGCCGTCGCCCGCAAATGCCCAGCCGTGATACGGGCACTCCAACAGGCCAGCCTCGTTGACGCGCCCCTCCGATAGGGGGGCCAGACGATGGGGACACTGATCGGCAAAGACACGCCAGGATTCAGCGTGTGGATCCCACCAAATCACGATGTCCTGCTCCAACAGGGTAAAGCGCGTGGGTCGAGTTTTGTCCAGGTCTTCAACATAATGGACAGGGTGCCACGCTTCAGCCCAGTCAAAGTAACTGGGATCTGAGCCGCCAGTGGCAAGAGGGTTTTGAGACAGTTGGGGCGCGATCGCGTCTTTGATAGCCGTCATGTGCTTGCAGGAAAATCACTTTCTTCTTCTATTGTGTTACAAAAATTCATTAATTGTCAGGTTGACGATTTCTTTATTAGGGTGTAGCGACGATGTCATCTTGGGAAGCCTAAATTTATACTCAACAAATCTGTATGAGGCGAAGGGTTAGAATGCGGACGAAAAGCGAATTGTAGAACTTTTCGCGGACTGATAAAACGACATAGTCGCTGTCACTCATGATGCCGCTTAATTCTAGTCTTTCACTTTGCCAGGTGAATCGGTAAAGATCTCACCGAGTCGCCATCAGGTCTCGTCTTTTCAAGGATTTCTCATAGAAGTTGCCATGGACACATTGAGCCTCATTAACGATCTGGAGCAAGCGTCTCAGTCTCGCCATCGAGTCTCTACTGCAGTCGGCAAGATTGTAACAACCCTCACTCAAACGGAAACCCTGACCCCTGCAACCTCCGGAAAATTG is drawn from Leptolyngbya sp. SIO1E4 and contains these coding sequences:
- the psbA gene encoding photosystem II q(b) protein encodes the protein MTTTLQRRESATLWEQFCQWVTSTENRLYVGWFGVLMIPTLLAATACYVIAFVAAPPVDIDGIREPVAGSLMYGNNIISGAVVPSSNAIGLHFYPIWEAASLDEWLYNGGPYQFVIFHFLVGVFCYMGREWELSYRLGMRPWICVAYSAPVAAASAVFLIYPLGQGSFSDGMPLGISGTFNFMLVFQAEHNILMHPFHMMGVAAVFGGSLFSAMHGSLVTSSLVRETTENESQNYGYKFGQEEETYNIVAAHGYFGRLIFQYASFNNSRSLHFFLGAWPVIGIWFTALGISTMAFNLNGFNFNQSVLDSQGRVIGTWADVINRANLGMEVMHERNAHNFPLDLAAAEAPEIIG
- a CDS encoding DUF4114 domain-containing protein, with translation MKRHMSTLGLSAIAAVVAIAAPSTASAATLSQQATNLLQLDPNDSQYGDSYTSVLNAYDSQASDYGLSFDDWLAINSSVNNERAAYGTDGAKLDELVALDVSDLTWEAGARDVEVFFINEGAGYRNQFGYSTASPTASGNSGLLDFWNDDVEVVWSDVSSQNSILSNGDGPLALGQGYMVGDVAAGDTVNFFLRNPHSKVFDGLSADSTRNGDGLQHVTTYQYGEFLVLAYEDIYGGGDKDYNDVVIAVKGLTDTETADVPEPGSALALLGLGVVGTVIRRKQANRA
- a CDS encoding type IV pilus twitching motility protein PilT, producing MSAESQRPPASRRMPPPPPPGRAAQASGRSTAPPPPPGHRGAPPPPAASGRSRLTLEKIVREAFDKGFSDVHLGVGEVPRFRDRGQIVPTDYPVITDAVFYGWLEEILRPEEIQQFKQTLDFDGAAQFEFSRIRINIFDTLLGPALVIRLIPNKILTIEQLGLPPVLRDVCHYHKGLVLVTGPTGSGKSTTLAAMIDYINKEMPRNIITIEDPIEFVHVSQKCLIKQREVGRNTLQFGNALRASLREDPDIILVGEMRDKETVNTALKAAQTGHLVMGTLHTNSAVKTVERILNMYEPDQQAPVRVSIAESLVAVVAQGLCRTTDGKRAAFHDILINTDAIKDYIMRGDLDEVEALIPKCTFDGMCTMNQSLYTLYEAGRITEETALEMSPRQNEMAQMLRGRI
- a CDS encoding DUF1028 domain-containing protein, with translation MTFSIVAWDPHTGMTGVAVATKHLAVGALVPHAKAGVGAIATQAQTNPLLGIWGLRLLESRMNAEADRLSIPVDTVLDMLLQNDDDRSQRQVHLVDHQGHTAAWTGQHCVDWAGHLTFPHFSVAGNMLRGEKTLLAMADAYQTSQSISFSERLLRALEAGDAAGGDKRGRQSAALYVVKDEVYPHLDLRVDNHTNPIAELRTLFSEAHKDYYQSFRQTMPANQQLQFKVEPIWLRKVV
- a CDS encoding circadian clock KaiB family protein; this translates as MVAPQTFKGIAVFTPGGDLVYCRDRQKHAQWHLNLCAALQEYLGLVESPHFLVPCFTATVDCWVDTTTQSFNLVAEAYPFVHQYQGLLNALFELGHVEWQRINPHPEHRSLSVFDTYYPRFPQLWENHDLILDISPEVEGEADASAIRTHQSYATGPILRLFVSGHSAMTEQILKTLQGVLEGSRYRPYTLQVIDVSKHPEKAEADQVSATPTLVRVLPQPTRRLVGELNNPRAILSLLSDL
- the cofG gene encoding 7,8-didemethyl-8-hydroxy-5-deazariboflavin synthase subunit CofG, producing the protein MAVLEYEEITYSPALTLVPTYECFNRCRYCNFRVNPHADEWMSLGEAKERLQAASLHGVIEILVLSGEVHPQSPRRSAWLQRIYDICQLALQMGFLPHTNVGPLSSSEMAQLKQVNVSMGLMLEQVTPHLLTGVHRHAPSKVPAVRLQQLEQAGKLKIPFTTGLLLGIGESIQDRIDTLLAIADCHRQWGHIQEVILQPYQPGTHQTEVRNPFPADELAHFVQTARAYLPQEIVLQIPPNLVTAEGYIIAAIANGARDLGGLSPIDEVNPDYPHPTEKSLAELLKPAGWRLSSRLPVYPQYDDWLTTPLQSLVRQWRQRLQR
- the asnB gene encoding asparagine synthase (glutamine-hydrolyzing), with product MCGIGGVMYADPRYPVSPDVLVGMAAIQHHRGPDGFGYRILSDRAVGFTHARLSIIDLDPERGRQPFLSANGQYLITQNGEFYDYKRLRADLTSRGYRFQTKSDTELVLHLTERFGLDGALPCLRGEFAFALYERRSDRLSLVRDRFGIKPLYWTRIPAGLVFGSEIKVILAHPAVQARFSSEGLYHQLMQTMVPGTTCFEGIYAVEPGQKVIVQRREGRLNIQTEQYWDLDFPNEGDRNLHLTETDYIEALRHYFVEAIQLRLEADVPVACYLSGGIDSCSILGVAAACQQSPVKAFTIGFDDSDYDETAIAREMAKTVGADQDILSIKGTQLYDHFARTIWHTERSIYNTFTVAKLLMSQHVRDSGYKVVVTGEGSDELFAGYPQLRLDMIRYGMEGASPAERADLEAWLAASNRLFKGNLLAEQPLNDPALTALVGFTPSCLQSWLSSAAHVPALLHPHHRVVLSSYEPGRALAAALNPEQLGDRHPLDKAQYVWIKTQFESQVLGWAGDRVDMANSLEARPAFLDHPLVEFAVTLPPSMRLRGRQDKYILRETMRELLPETLYRRQKFAFMAPPSHTDTVKQQAMRSLADTYLSQDQIDQTGLLDAEAVQTILQRHGDETTPGSERVQLDALINHLLSVQILHHHFVATDVTKLAQTQAHNCQWSTQKVPAANL